One genomic window of Pigmentiphaga litoralis includes the following:
- a CDS encoding Bug family tripartite tricarboxylate transporter substrate binding protein, whose product MKRRFLAAGLLGLVAVSAPLHAQQPFPSRPIRVISPFPTGSGPDVVVRVAAEKMTRSLGQPVIIEARPGGNGFIALDAVKRAAPTGYELGLADVGHLAINPSLFKKLPYDAVADFTQISGVYRTAFFVFVGQNSPIKDIRGLVAEARQQPGKVTYGSNSVGGPLHLGAVQLETAAGVQMLHVPFKETAAVYNAVATGDVTWAMGSLATAGPLLQAGKLRLLAVADKERSAAMPDVPTVEQSGGPAGVEATTWVTFLGPRDLPPAIAETLSTHFRAALDSADVRDRMTTFGFAPAGSTGAQVMSWMRTDTPRYADMIKRTGAQAD is encoded by the coding sequence ATGAAACGACGATTCCTTGCAGCCGGGCTGCTCGGCCTGGTGGCGGTCAGTGCCCCGCTGCACGCGCAGCAACCCTTCCCTTCCCGGCCGATCCGCGTGATCAGCCCCTTCCCGACCGGCAGCGGGCCGGATGTGGTGGTGCGGGTCGCGGCCGAAAAGATGACGCGGTCGCTGGGCCAGCCCGTAATCATCGAAGCCCGCCCGGGCGGCAATGGCTTCATTGCGCTGGACGCCGTCAAACGCGCCGCGCCAACCGGCTATGAGCTGGGCCTGGCCGATGTGGGCCACCTGGCGATCAACCCGTCGCTATTCAAGAAACTGCCCTATGACGCCGTGGCCGACTTCACGCAGATCAGCGGCGTCTATCGCACCGCCTTCTTCGTTTTTGTCGGACAGAACAGTCCGATCAAGGACATTCGCGGCCTGGTGGCCGAAGCGCGCCAGCAGCCGGGCAAGGTCACCTACGGATCCAATTCGGTAGGTGGGCCCTTGCATCTGGGCGCGGTCCAGCTCGAAACCGCGGCGGGCGTGCAGATGCTGCATGTGCCCTTCAAGGAAACCGCCGCCGTCTACAACGCCGTGGCGACCGGCGACGTGACCTGGGCCATGGGCAGCCTGGCCACGGCCGGCCCCCTGCTGCAGGCGGGCAAGCTGCGGCTGCTGGCCGTGGCCGACAAGGAACGATCGGCCGCGATGCCGGACGTGCCGACCGTGGAACAGAGCGGCGGCCCGGCGGGGGTGGAAGCCACGACCTGGGTGACCTTCCTGGGCCCGCGCGACCTGCCACCCGCAATTGCCGAGACACTGAGCACCCACTTTCGCGCCGCCTTGGATTCGGCCGACGTGCGCGACCGGATGACCACGTTCGGTTTTGCGCCGGCCGGCAGCACGGGGGCGCAGGTCATGTCCTGGATGCGCACCGATACGCCGCGTTATGCCGACATGATCAAGCGCACCGGCGCGCAGGCCGACTGA
- a CDS encoding LysR substrate-binding domain-containing protein, which yields MKLHHLRDFVAIAQTRSLRAAARSLGLAQPALTRSLRELEAELGAALVERHARGVHLTELGELYLVRAQAAMAELRRGRDEVAQRQGELTGTVALGVSSAACMALMPQVYNAFRKRFPGVRLQIVEGFFRTLGQRLEDGSLDFLVGPRPDRPAGKPFHIELLFENERFVVGRHGHPLNAARRLADLVGAEWLLTGVRDQVGNEFEEVFTDNGLTPPVALTQSDSMIGVASLLSTTDMLAVLPRQWVDSPVLRHVIETIPIQERFPGPDIVRITRANLPLTPAAEALSTLMEREAVASAGRLLLPQPDP from the coding sequence ATGAAACTGCATCACTTGCGGGATTTCGTGGCGATTGCCCAGACGCGCAGCCTGCGCGCGGCCGCCCGCAGCCTGGGCCTGGCGCAGCCGGCATTGACCCGCAGCCTGCGGGAACTGGAAGCGGAACTGGGCGCCGCGCTGGTCGAACGGCACGCGCGGGGCGTGCACCTGACCGAACTGGGCGAGCTGTATCTGGTGCGCGCGCAAGCCGCCATGGCCGAACTGCGGCGCGGCCGGGACGAAGTCGCGCAGCGCCAGGGCGAACTGACGGGCACCGTGGCGCTGGGGGTGTCCTCGGCCGCCTGCATGGCGCTGATGCCGCAGGTCTACAACGCGTTTCGCAAGCGCTTTCCTGGCGTGCGGCTGCAGATCGTGGAAGGTTTTTTCAGGACGCTGGGGCAGCGCCTGGAAGACGGGTCGCTCGACTTCCTGGTCGGCCCGCGTCCGGACCGGCCCGCCGGCAAGCCTTTCCATATCGAATTGCTATTCGAAAACGAACGCTTTGTGGTCGGGCGGCACGGGCATCCCCTGAACGCGGCGCGGCGCCTGGCCGACCTGGTCGGCGCGGAATGGCTGCTGACGGGCGTGCGTGACCAGGTGGGCAACGAGTTTGAAGAAGTGTTTACCGATAACGGCCTGACGCCGCCTGTCGCGCTGACGCAATCGGATTCGATGATCGGCGTCGCGTCATTGCTGTCCACCACCGACATGCTGGCCGTGCTGCCGCGCCAGTGGGTGGATTCGCCCGTGCTGCGGCATGTGATCGAGACGATCCCGATTCAGGAACGGTTTCCGGGGCCGGACATCGTGCGGATCACGCGGGCCAACTTGCCGTTGACCCCGGCTGCGGAAGCGCTGTCCACGCTGATGGAACGTGAAGCGGTGGCCAGTGCGGGGCGATTACTCTTGCCGCAGCCAGACCCCTGA
- a CDS encoding fumarylacetoacetate hydrolase family protein, whose amino-acid sequence MKLVTFTYRGAQTIGLVAGDRVVDLAAADPSLPTDMIALIRAGTQALDRIRAIDTATAPAYALADVHLDAPVLTPSKYLAIGMNYRAHVKEALSKGVQVPDTQVWFNKQVSCINGPFDDVHKPRASDHLDYEAELAVVIGRRCRHVPVEHAKDVVFGYTIANDVSVRDWQLRSSTFTLGKSWDTHGPIGPWIVTADELPDPHGLRLRMVVNGEVRQDITTDQMLANVWQQIAHLSTVMTLEPGDIIATGTPSGVGLAMQPPSWLKVGDVMRVELEGIGHIENRVVAEPESTVMR is encoded by the coding sequence ATGAAACTCGTGACCTTCACCTACCGCGGTGCCCAGACCATCGGCCTGGTGGCCGGCGACCGCGTCGTCGACCTGGCGGCCGCGGATCCCTCCTTGCCGACGGACATGATCGCGCTGATCCGCGCGGGCACTCAGGCCCTGGACCGCATCCGTGCCATCGACACGGCCACCGCGCCCGCTTACGCCCTGGCAGACGTGCACCTGGACGCCCCCGTGCTGACGCCGTCCAAATACCTGGCGATCGGCATGAACTACCGCGCCCACGTCAAGGAAGCCCTGAGCAAGGGCGTGCAGGTGCCCGACACGCAGGTGTGGTTCAACAAGCAGGTGTCGTGCATCAACGGCCCGTTCGACGACGTGCACAAACCGCGCGCGTCGGACCATCTGGATTACGAAGCGGAACTGGCCGTTGTGATCGGCCGCCGCTGCCGCCACGTGCCGGTGGAACATGCGAAAGACGTGGTCTTTGGCTACACCATCGCCAACGACGTGTCGGTGCGCGACTGGCAGTTGCGGTCCAGCACCTTCACCCTGGGCAAGTCGTGGGACACGCATGGCCCGATCGGCCCGTGGATCGTCACGGCCGACGAACTGCCCGACCCGCATGGCCTGCGCCTGCGCATGGTGGTCAATGGCGAGGTCCGCCAGGACATCACCACCGACCAGATGCTGGCCAATGTGTGGCAACAGATCGCGCACCTGTCGACCGTGATGACGCTGGAGCCCGGCGACATCATCGCGACCGGCACACCGTCAGGCGTGGGCCTGGCGATGCAGCCGCCGTCGTGGCTCAAGGTGGGGGACGTGATGCGCGTGGAACTGGAAGGCATCGGCCACATCGAAAATCGGGTGGTGGCCGAGCCGGAATCCACGGTGATGCGTTGA
- the moaC gene encoding cyclic pyranopterin monophosphate synthase MoaC — protein MSGLTHFDAAGQAHMVDVGAKPATARVARAGGSIRMEAATLERIRDGNAKKGDVLGIARIAAIMAAKRTSDLIPLCHPIPLTHVSCDFDIDEAASAVHCTVQAETVGGTGVEMEALTAVNVALLTIYDMCKAVDRGMVIDNVRLLEKRGGKSGVWLRQE, from the coding sequence ATGTCAGGACTGACCCATTTCGACGCCGCCGGACAGGCCCACATGGTGGACGTTGGCGCCAAACCCGCCACCGCCCGCGTGGCGCGCGCCGGCGGCAGCATCCGCATGGAAGCGGCCACGCTGGAACGCATTCGTGATGGCAATGCCAAGAAAGGCGACGTGCTGGGCATTGCCCGCATCGCCGCCATCATGGCCGCCAAACGCACGTCGGACCTGATTCCGCTCTGCCACCCGATTCCGCTGACCCATGTGTCCTGCGATTTCGACATCGACGAAGCCGCATCGGCCGTGCACTGCACGGTGCAGGCCGAAACCGTGGGCGGCACGGGCGTCGAGATGGAAGCGCTGACTGCCGTGAACGTGGCGCTGCTGACCATTTACGACATGTGCAAGGCGGTGGACCGCGGCATGGTCATCGACAACGTACGGCTGCTGGAAAAGCGCGGCGGCAAGTCAGGGGTCTGGCTGCGGCAAGAGTAA
- a CDS encoding M48 family metalloprotease has product MVTPTRFPLLARNALACALLPVLLALPAPVWLPGASVAHAQPAGLPDLGESSADELSPRLERRLGEAIMAQSLTDPDYIDDPDISQYLNTMASNLSAHAPSDTQQIHVFPVRDASVNAFAMPGGFIGINAGLVVAAQSESELAGVMAHEIGHVVQRHVARGLVQQKQTSIIMVAALLAALVAARGNSQAPEAAMAFGQAAAIDAQLGFSREAEREADRTGFQMLSASGYDVNGMATFFGRLMALSSVNERTSTSFTRTHPLSIERMSDMQNRARSLSTGAAPPPSPPDFYFVRAKLRVLQAASGQDTIDAIRFLESRAMEATTGIEKAAAYYGVGVGYLRRRDYAKAQEAYDKATSGARDHVMLAGLAIDIATAQGNADKALTLSRAARERWPQQISLAFDYADALQRTGRHSDAVVFLNEQISRYPDQPRFRQMLATSYGGLQQPVAERRAMAEFYSRTGAMSAAVELLTQARGMSKDFYEQSQIDAQLRELQRRVKEENDMLKRFKS; this is encoded by the coding sequence ATGGTGACACCGACCCGCTTCCCTCTCCTTGCGCGCAATGCCCTGGCTTGCGCGCTGTTGCCCGTGCTGCTGGCCCTGCCCGCGCCTGTCTGGCTGCCCGGCGCCAGCGTCGCGCATGCGCAGCCGGCGGGCTTGCCCGACCTGGGCGAGTCGTCGGCCGACGAACTGTCGCCACGGCTCGAACGCCGCCTGGGCGAAGCCATCATGGCGCAGTCGCTGACCGACCCGGACTACATCGACGACCCGGACATCTCGCAATACCTGAACACCATGGCGTCGAACCTGTCGGCGCATGCCCCGTCGGATACCCAGCAGATCCACGTGTTTCCCGTGCGCGACGCAAGCGTCAACGCGTTTGCCATGCCGGGCGGCTTTATCGGGATCAATGCGGGCCTGGTGGTGGCCGCGCAGTCCGAATCGGAACTGGCCGGCGTCATGGCCCACGAAATCGGCCACGTCGTGCAGCGGCACGTGGCGCGCGGCCTGGTACAGCAAAAGCAGACCAGCATCATCATGGTGGCCGCCTTGCTGGCGGCCCTGGTTGCAGCGCGCGGCAATTCGCAGGCGCCCGAAGCCGCCATGGCCTTCGGGCAGGCTGCGGCGATCGACGCGCAACTGGGTTTTTCCCGCGAGGCCGAGCGCGAGGCCGACCGCACCGGCTTCCAGATGCTGAGCGCGTCGGGCTATGACGTGAACGGCATGGCCACGTTCTTTGGCCGGCTGATGGCGCTGTCGTCCGTGAATGAACGCACCAGCACGTCATTCACGCGGACCCACCCGCTGTCGATCGAACGGATGTCGGACATGCAGAACCGCGCGCGTTCCCTCAGCACCGGCGCGGCGCCGCCGCCCAGTCCGCCGGACTTTTACTTTGTGCGCGCCAAGCTGCGCGTGCTGCAGGCGGCCAGCGGGCAGGACACGATCGACGCGATCCGCTTCCTGGAAAGCCGCGCGATGGAAGCCACGACCGGTATCGAAAAGGCGGCCGCCTACTACGGCGTGGGCGTCGGCTACCTGCGCCGGCGCGATTATGCCAAGGCGCAAGAAGCCTATGACAAGGCCACGTCGGGCGCACGCGATCACGTGATGCTGGCGGGCCTGGCGATCGATATTGCGACGGCGCAAGGCAATGCCGACAAGGCGCTGACCTTGAGCCGAGCCGCGCGCGAGCGCTGGCCCCAGCAGATCAGCCTGGCATTTGACTATGCCGATGCCCTGCAGCGCACCGGCCGCCATAGCGACGCGGTGGTGTTTTTGAACGAGCAGATTTCCCGCTACCCCGATCAGCCCCGCTTCCGCCAGATGCTGGCGACCAGCTACGGCGGCCTGCAGCAGCCCGTGGCGGAACGCCGCGCCATGGCCGAGTTCTATTCCCGTACGGGGGCGATGTCCGCCGCGGTCGAACTGCTGACCCAGGCGCGGGGAATGTCCAAGGACTTCTATGAACAGTCGCAGATCGACGCGCAATTGCGCGAGCTGCAGCGGCGCGTGAAAGAGGAGAACGATATGTTGAAGCGGTTCAAGAGTTGA
- the pmbA gene encoding metalloprotease PmbA produces the protein MVKTSSRTDASSRPARNASRSGSRTESRGEPVREPLIANHAQFRDLVARVLDESKRVGATDAAAEVSESQGLAVNVRQGDLETVEQTRDRSLDVTVYVGQRRGSASTSDFSDKAVRDTVEAAFHIARHTAEDPMAGLPDADVMATDADIRDLDLHHPWDITAEEATEIAIRAERAALSTDKRVTNSDGASVSTYEGHFVLGNTRGFLHGYPYSRHSLSVAPIAGRGNNMQRDDWYTSDRRAERLANPEAVGRYAAERALSRLGARRIKTGKFPVLFEAPLAAGLLGSLTQALSGGALYRKSTFLVDSMGRQILPDHIDVNEDPHVPGAQGSSPFDDEGVRTSARKVISGGVVEGYFLSTYTARKLGMKTTGNAGGSHNLTLSSRLTRPEDDFRAMLKKMGTGLLVTELIGQGVNYVSGDYSRGAFGYWVENGEIQYAVQEITIAGNLTEMYRDMVAIGADTLVRGTKRTGSILIASMSIAGN, from the coding sequence ATGGTCAAAACCTCCTCCCGCACCGACGCCTCGTCCCGTCCGGCCCGAAATGCATCCCGCAGTGGGTCCCGCACCGAATCCCGCGGGGAACCGGTCCGCGAGCCCCTGATCGCCAACCACGCGCAGTTTCGCGACCTGGTCGCCCGCGTGCTGGACGAGTCGAAGCGCGTGGGCGCCACCGACGCCGCGGCCGAAGTCTCGGAAAGCCAGGGCCTGGCCGTGAACGTGCGCCAGGGCGACCTGGAAACCGTCGAACAGACGCGTGACCGCTCGCTGGACGTCACGGTGTACGTGGGCCAACGGCGTGGATCGGCGTCGACCTCGGACTTTTCCGACAAGGCCGTGCGCGACACGGTGGAAGCTGCCTTCCACATTGCCCGCCACACCGCCGAAGATCCGATGGCCGGCTTGCCCGACGCTGACGTGATGGCCACCGATGCCGACATTCGCGACCTGGACCTGCATCACCCGTGGGACATCACGGCCGAAGAAGCCACCGAGATCGCGATCCGCGCCGAACGCGCCGCGCTGTCCACCGACAAGCGCGTGACCAATTCCGATGGCGCGTCGGTCTCGACGTATGAAGGGCACTTCGTGCTGGGCAACACGCGTGGCTTTCTGCACGGGTACCCGTATTCGCGCCACAGCCTGTCGGTCGCGCCGATTGCGGGCCGGGGCAACAACATGCAGCGCGACGACTGGTACACCAGCGACCGCCGCGCCGAACGCCTGGCCAATCCCGAAGCCGTGGGCCGCTACGCCGCCGAACGCGCCTTGTCCCGACTGGGCGCCCGGCGCATCAAGACCGGCAAGTTCCCGGTGCTGTTTGAAGCGCCGCTGGCGGCCGGGCTGCTGGGCTCGCTGACGCAGGCCCTGAGCGGCGGCGCGCTGTATCGCAAGTCCACCTTCCTGGTCGACAGCATGGGCCGGCAGATCCTGCCCGATCACATCGACGTGAATGAAGATCCGCACGTGCCCGGCGCGCAGGGCAGTTCGCCCTTCGACGACGAAGGCGTGCGCACCTCGGCCCGCAAGGTGATCAGCGGCGGCGTGGTCGAAGGCTACTTCCTGTCGACCTACACCGCGCGCAAGCTGGGCATGAAGACCACCGGCAACGCGGGCGGCTCGCACAACCTGACCTTGTCGTCGCGGCTGACGCGCCCCGAAGACGATTTCCGCGCCATGCTCAAGAAAATGGGCACCGGCCTGCTGGTGACCGAGCTGATCGGGCAGGGCGTCAATTACGTCAGCGGCGACTATTCGCGCGGCGCGTTTGGCTACTGGGTCGAAAACGGCGAGATCCAATATGCCGTGCAGGAAATCACGATTGCGGGCAACCTGACCGAGATGTATCGCGACATGGTGGCCATTGGCGCCGACACGCTGGTGCGCGGCACCAAGCGGACCGGGTCGATTCTGATTGCCAGCATGTCCATCGCCGGAAACTGA
- a CDS encoding NAD(P)/FAD-dependent oxidoreductase, which produces MRSTSHRVVIVGGGAGGLELAVRLGRRYGRDNVVLIDANPFHIWKPSLHEVAAGTLDIHREGLSYAMLAHDSGFQFLIGRVTGVDRTSRTVAIDAFADAQGDPILPARTVPYDTLVLALGSYGNFFNTPGAELHAISLDSTDSAEFFRIELLKAMARADADAQAGAPRQVNVVIVGGGATGVELAAELHEAGRRISDYGLSRDRAADALKITLIEGGPRILGPLPERVSDAARTLLVQRGIQVETSCRVLEVTQHAVRTADREFPSDLRVWAAGIKAPGLLETLGLPLTPQHMIQVDDHLVTSDPNVYALGDCAAAPWAGTDKTVPARAQAAHQQASYLFKVLSARMDQSTPVAEGFRFRDFGSLVSLGHSEGVGSLMGGLSGPNLQVEGWVARVMYASSHWTHYAAVLGIWGATMRSLARVLTRRSRPRVKLH; this is translated from the coding sequence ATGCGCAGCACGTCGCACCGTGTGGTTATCGTGGGCGGAGGCGCCGGGGGCCTGGAACTGGCGGTCCGTCTGGGGCGTCGGTATGGCCGGGACAATGTTGTCCTGATCGATGCCAATCCTTTCCACATCTGGAAGCCGTCTCTGCACGAAGTCGCCGCCGGCACCCTGGATATCCACCGTGAAGGCCTGTCGTACGCCATGCTCGCGCACGACTCGGGCTTCCAGTTCCTGATCGGCCGCGTGACCGGCGTGGACCGCACGTCACGCACCGTGGCCATCGACGCCTTTGCCGACGCGCAGGGCGATCCCATCCTGCCCGCTCGCACCGTGCCGTACGACACGCTGGTGCTGGCCCTGGGCAGCTACGGCAACTTCTTCAACACACCGGGCGCCGAGCTGCACGCGATCTCGCTCGATTCCACCGATTCGGCCGAATTCTTCCGGATCGAATTGCTCAAGGCCATGGCGCGCGCGGATGCCGACGCGCAGGCGGGCGCACCGCGGCAGGTCAATGTGGTGATCGTCGGCGGCGGGGCGACCGGTGTGGAACTGGCTGCCGAACTGCACGAAGCCGGGCGCCGGATTTCGGATTACGGCCTGTCGCGTGACCGCGCGGCCGATGCGCTCAAGATCACCCTGATCGAAGGCGGCCCGCGCATTCTGGGGCCACTGCCCGAACGGGTGTCGGACGCGGCGCGCACGCTGCTGGTCCAGCGCGGCATCCAGGTCGAAACCAGTTGCCGGGTGCTGGAAGTCACGCAGCATGCCGTGCGCACCGCGGATCGCGAATTCCCGTCCGACCTGCGCGTGTGGGCCGCCGGCATCAAGGCGCCTGGATTGCTCGAAACGCTGGGCTTGCCCTTGACGCCGCAGCACATGATCCAGGTCGACGATCATCTGGTCACGTCGGACCCGAATGTGTATGCACTGGGCGACTGCGCCGCGGCACCCTGGGCGGGCACCGACAAGACCGTGCCGGCCCGCGCCCAGGCGGCGCACCAGCAGGCCTCGTATCTGTTCAAGGTGCTGTCGGCGCGCATGGACCAGTCAACCCCCGTGGCAGAAGGCTTCCGGTTTCGCGACTTCGGGTCCCTGGTGTCGCTGGGCCATTCCGAAGGCGTGGGCAGCCTGATGGGCGGATTGTCGGGCCCGAATCTGCAGGTGGAAGGGTGGGTGGCGCGCGTGATGTACGCCAGTTCGCACTGGACCCACTATGCCGCCGTGCTGGGCATCTGGGGCGCCACCATGCGATCGCTGGCGCGGGTGTTGACGCGCCGGTCGCGGCCGCGCGTCAAGCTGCACTGA
- a CDS encoding FAD-dependent monooxygenase has translation MDTVMTDVAIVGGGPAGLMLAIELGCRGVRCVLLEEDVDGPDFPKANATSSRTMEHYRRRGFSAEIRALGLPPDYPQDVVYCTRLAGHELARFRIPSRADAAAGVSFGDYGEQAWPTPELPHRVQQMVIEPILRKQAARYASVDARYGERASAVEDRGNHVRVTVTPANGGPAWQVHARYAVGCDGPRSLVRKSMGIAYSGQSQEARDFFGGQMLSFYFRSSDLAQVMGKRPAWQYWAVNPEQRGLLVSIDGADTWLLLVQVPPGKTAADMDGAALSRAVVGAPHDFRPIATMPWSAGYALVADTLAKGRLFLAGDAAHLFTPTGGMGYNTSIDDVVNLGWKLAGAVQGWGGPGLLASYDLERRPIALRNTAFARRMADSIGRVPVDAQVEADGAEAEAARARLGQALALHVASEFNIPGLQLGVRYDGSPLVAAEDAAPPPDEPNRYVQSAYPGARAPHVALPGGPLFDRFGPDFTLMVMGDGEVAGWQAAADALGVPLRVLRVADAADADAAVRQVYDADAVLIRPDHHVAWRGAVDADPAQILRRAVGSGSAGAGTDAMGTRADVADPAIANTTRHRTALAVHSVHRVVYTVPDLDEAERFYVAFGLDVRRRDDRLDLYTDGHPQCWATIHANGQPKRLQTVVYGIFEDDVDAFARRIHDRGLACPPHPLGDPGGLWLRDPDGLPVQLVVARKSSPGSKSVPTPQVLDADGRGAHNRSGGPVVRPRRLSHVLRFSPDVPRMTRFSEDVLGLRLSDSAADVIAFIHTPHGSDHHLVAFAKASHPGLHHMSWDVGSVNDVGWGAERMKAQGYDRGWGVGRHFLGSNFFYYVRDPWGSYAEYSFDIDYVSADTGWPTGDHALADSLHVWGPDVPHDFITNFEVNEAAQEPHTTAPDTGTLADTIADAAEKAAAPATDHFHPTKDLA, from the coding sequence ATGGACACCGTAATGACCGATGTCGCCATCGTGGGCGGCGGACCGGCCGGGCTGATGCTGGCCATCGAACTGGGCTGCCGCGGCGTGCGCTGCGTGCTGCTGGAAGAAGATGTGGACGGGCCCGATTTCCCGAAAGCCAACGCCACGTCGTCGCGCACCATGGAGCACTATCGGCGCCGCGGCTTTTCCGCCGAGATCCGTGCCTTGGGCCTGCCCCCGGACTATCCGCAGGACGTGGTCTATTGCACCCGCCTGGCCGGACATGAACTGGCGCGCTTCCGGATTCCGTCACGTGCCGACGCGGCGGCCGGCGTGTCGTTTGGCGACTATGGCGAGCAGGCCTGGCCCACGCCGGAACTGCCGCACCGGGTGCAGCAAATGGTGATCGAACCCATTTTGCGCAAGCAGGCGGCGCGGTATGCCAGTGTCGATGCCCGGTACGGGGAACGGGCCTCGGCGGTAGAAGACCGCGGCAACCATGTGCGGGTTACCGTCACGCCTGCCAATGGCGGGCCGGCCTGGCAGGTGCACGCACGGTACGCAGTGGGCTGCGATGGCCCCCGCAGCCTGGTGCGCAAGTCCATGGGCATTGCGTACAGCGGCCAGAGCCAGGAAGCGCGCGATTTCTTTGGCGGGCAGATGTTGTCCTTCTACTTCCGGTCCAGCGATCTGGCGCAGGTGATGGGCAAGCGCCCCGCGTGGCAATACTGGGCCGTCAACCCGGAACAGCGCGGCCTGCTGGTGTCCATCGATGGCGCCGATACCTGGCTGCTGCTGGTCCAGGTGCCGCCGGGCAAGACGGCGGCCGACATGGACGGCGCGGCGTTGTCTCGCGCGGTGGTGGGCGCGCCGCATGATTTCCGGCCCATCGCCACCATGCCCTGGAGCGCCGGTTATGCCTTGGTGGCCGACACGCTGGCCAAGGGCCGCCTGTTCCTGGCGGGGGATGCCGCCCACCTGTTCACCCCCACCGGGGGCATGGGCTACAACACCAGCATCGACGACGTGGTGAACCTGGGATGGAAACTGGCCGGTGCGGTCCAGGGCTGGGGCGGTCCTGGCTTGCTGGCGAGTTATGACCTGGAGCGGCGGCCGATCGCCCTGCGCAACACGGCGTTTGCCCGGCGGATGGCGGACAGCATTGGCCGCGTCCCGGTGGACGCGCAGGTGGAAGCCGATGGGGCCGAGGCTGAGGCGGCGCGGGCCAGGCTTGGCCAGGCGCTGGCCTTGCACGTGGCGTCGGAATTCAACATACCCGGCTTGCAGCTGGGCGTGCGGTATGACGGAAGTCCGTTGGTGGCTGCTGAAGATGCCGCGCCGCCGCCCGATGAACCCAACCGTTATGTTCAGTCCGCCTACCCGGGCGCGAGGGCGCCGCATGTGGCGTTGCCGGGGGGACCGCTGTTTGACCGGTTCGGACCGGACTTTACGTTGATGGTGATGGGGGATGGCGAGGTGGCCGGATGGCAGGCCGCGGCCGATGCGCTGGGCGTGCCGCTGCGGGTGCTGCGGGTTGCCGATGCTGCCGATGCGGATGCTGCAGTTCGGCAGGTGTATGACGCCGACGCGGTGCTGATCCGCCCGGATCATCATGTGGCGTGGCGGGGGGCGGTCGATGCGGACCCTGCGCAGATTCTGCGGCGCGCCGTGGGGAGCGGATCGGCGGGTGCCGGTACTGACGCAATGGGTACGCGGGCGGATGTTGCGGATCCGGCCATTGCCAACACCACGCGCCATCGCACGGCTTTGGCCGTGCACTCCGTGCACCGCGTCGTCTACACCGTGCCCGACCTGGACGAAGCCGAACGGTTTTATGTCGCTTTCGGACTTGACGTCAGGCGGCGCGACGACCGACTCGACCTGTACACCGATGGCCACCCGCAGTGCTGGGCGACGATCCACGCCAACGGGCAGCCGAAGCGTTTGCAGACGGTCGTCTACGGGATCTTTGAAGACGATGTGGACGCCTTCGCGCGCCGCATCCATGATCGCGGGCTTGCCTGCCCGCCGCACCCGCTGGGCGACCCGGGCGGCCTGTGGCTGCGGGACCCGGACGGCTTGCCGGTGCAACTGGTCGTCGCGCGCAAGAGTTCGCCCGGCAGCAAATCCGTCCCCACCCCCCAGGTGCTGGACGCCGACGGCCGCGGCGCCCACAACCGCAGCGGCGGCCCCGTCGTGCGCCCTCGCCGCCTGTCGCATGTACTGCGCTTTTCGCCCGATGTTCCCCGCATGACCCGCTTCAGCGAAGACGTGCTGGGCCTGCGGTTGTCGGACAGCGCCGCCGACGTCATTGCCTTCATCCACACGCCGCACGGCAGCGACCACCATCTGGTGGCCTTCGCCAAGGCATCGCACCCGGGCCTGCACCATATGAGTTGGGACGTGGGCAGTGTGAACGACGTCGGCTGGGGCGCCGAACGCATGAAGGCCCAGGGCTATGACCGCGGCTGGGGCGTGGGGCGGCATTTCCTGGGCTCCAACTTTTTCTACTACGTGCGCGACCCGTGGGGCAGCTACGCCGAATATTCCTTCGACATCGACTATGTGTCGGCCGACACGGGCTGGCCGACGGGCGACCACGCCTTGGCCGACTCGCTGCACGTGTGGGGGCCCGACGTGCCGCACGACTTCATCACCAATTTCGAGGTGAACGAGGCCGCGCAGGAACCGCACACGACGGCACCTGACACCGGCACCCTTGCCGACACCATCGCCGATGCCGCCGAAAAGGCGGCTGCGCCCGCCACCGACCACTTCCATCCGACCAAGGACCTTGCATGA